A DNA window from Camelina sativa cultivar DH55 chromosome 17, Cs, whole genome shotgun sequence contains the following coding sequences:
- the LOC104754520 gene encoding G-box-binding factor 4-like yields the protein MASFKMMSSSNSDLSRRNSSSASSSPSIRSSSHHLRPNLHTDHSRISFAYGGGNDYTFASDSKPLDMAVDTAERSIGDRNSVNNGKSVDDVWKEIVSGEQKRIMMKEEAHDDVIMTLEDFLAKAAMDDVDGDAANMDSDEIDVKIPPERLNNDGSYTFDFPMMPQTQPQPQRHSSFQMIEGSMGGGGGVRGKRGRVMMEAMDKAAAQRQKRMIKNRESAARSRERKQAYQVELETLAAKLEEENEQLLKEIEESTKERYKKLMEVLIPVDEKPRPSSRSLCRSHSLEW from the coding sequence ATGGCGTCCTTTAAGATGATGTCTTCTTCCAATTCCGATCTGTCTCGGCGtaattcttcttctgcttcatcttcCCCTTCTATTAGATCATCATCGCACCATCTCCGACCAAATCTTCACACCGATCACTCCAGAATCAGTTTCGCTTACGGCGGTGGCAACGATTACACTTTCGCCTCTGATTCGAAGCCGTTAGATATGGCGGTTGATACTGCTGAGCGGAGTATCGGAGATCGGAACAGCGTTAACAACGGCAAGAGTGTGGACGACGTTTGGAAAGAGATCGTATCTGGAGAGCAAAAGAGGATCATGATGAAAGAGGAAGCACATGATGATGTGATAATGACGCTTGAGGATTTTTTAGCGAAAGCAGCAATGGATGATGTTGATGGGGATGCAGCTAACATGGATTCAGATGAAATTGATGTGAAGATTCCTCCGGAGAGACTAAACAACGACGGTAGCTATACATTCGATTTTCCGATGATGCCGCAGACGCAGCCGCAGCCGCAGAGACATAGTTCGTTTCAGATGATTGAAGGATCAAtgggtggaggaggaggagtgagGGGAAAAAGAGGGAGAGTGATGATGGAGGCCATGGATAAAGCAGCAGCTCAGAGACAGAAGAGGATGATCAAGAACCGTGAATCTGCGGCTAGGTCCAGAGAGAGGAAACAGGCTTATCAAGTTGAGTTAGAGACTTTGGCTGCGAAATTAGAGGAAGAGAATGAGCAGCTTTTGAAGGAGATTGAAGAGAGCACTAAAGAGAGATACAAGAAGCTAATGGAGGTTTTGATTCCGGTCGATGAGAAACCAAGGCCATCCTCGCGTTCTTTATGCAGGAGTCATTCTTTGGAATGGTGA